The window TTCATATTCCACAACACTTTTTTGTAGAAAGAGTAAGTAAAAAAAGAGGATTGCTAAAGGTACCAAAGCTAAAAACACCAATAAAAATAAAAATGTACAGGAAGATTGAAGGACAGATAAGAAGTATAAGCATAACCAAAGCACCAGATGGGAGATATTACCTCAATGTGCTAACCAAAAGAGAGATGCAACCCTTAAAACCAACAAACAAGACAGCAGGGATTGATGTAGGGATAAAAGAATTTGCCATAATCCATGATGGAGAAAATACACACCACATAGAAAATCCCAAATACCTGCAAAAATCAGAAAAGAAACTAATAAAATTACAAAGACAGTTATCAAGAAAGCAAAAAGGAAGTAGGAACTGGGAGAAAGCAAGACAAAAAGTAGCAAAGCAACATCAAAAGATAGTAAACCAGAGAAAAGACTTTCTACACAAGGTATCATCTGCGATAACCAAGCAGTATGATGCTATTGTGGTAGAAAGTCTGAATATAAAAGGGATGATACAAAACAAAAAGCTATCAAAACAGATAGCAGATGTAGGCTGGTATGAGTTTATGAGGATGCTTGAATACAAAGCAAAATGGTATGGAAGAAAGATAATCAAAGCAGACAGATTTTATGCAAGTAGTAAAACCTGCAATGTATGCGGATACAAAAACAACCAGCTTACACTATCAATAAGAAAATGGCAGTGTCCTGTATGTAATACAGTCCATGATAGAGATGAGAATGCAAGTAAAAATCTATACCAGATAGGGCTCACCCACCTAACAAATCTACGATTTGAGCATGCCGAAAGGCATAGCACGGGTGGTAGGGTAGGGACTACCCGACCTCAAGCCTGTGGAGCTGGCACTGTCGGCGGAATGTTCAGCAATGGACAGACTACGAGACATCCAGCTGTGAAGCAGGAAACTCTCCAATTTATTGGAGAGTAGTTCACTCTAAGTTTATGACAGGAATTAATTTTTCATTCATTATCTCTACTAATCTCTCAAATAGCTCATTTTTGTTTTTTCCATCTTCAGGATAGCTTGCTATTCCCTCTATTATCTGTGATTCCCCAAGGACTTTTTTCAACCTTTCTATTACTTTTTGGGCATCCTCTTTTTTTGTCTCAGGAAAGAACAAAAAAACAAAGTCTTCTTCTACAGGAGATATAACGTCAACAGATCTTATGCTATCTTTTATAATAAAAGCAACATCTATCTCTTCTAAACTTCTTTTATTCTTTTTTACTTTTGATGCCAGCTCAGGTGCGTAAAGGAACGCTATAGAGAAAGATGAGTTTTTGCCGTACCTCTGTATTCTACGAATTTCAAGCTCAACAAGAGCTTTAAATACCTCAAAATCATAGATATGCTCTTCAAGAGACATCCTTCAGTTCCTCCAGTATATTTTTATCTATCTGCTCCCATGTAAAATCTTCATTACTTCTACCAAAATGTCCATAACTGGAAGTTTCCTTATAAATAGGCCTCCGAAGATCCAGCCTGTTTATAATCCCCCCTGGAGATAAATCAAAAATCTCTTTTATCTTTTTATTTAATTTCTGTGTATCAATCTCTGTGTCAACCTTTACATTAAAAGAAACAGGATAATCTCCACCTATCACATATACCATTTCCACATTACATTCATGTGCCAATCCCGACGCGACTATATGTTTTGCTATATATCTTGCCATGTAGGAAGCAGATCTGTCTATTTTTGTTGGATCTTTTCCTGAAAAAGCACTTCCTCCAGAAGCAGCAGCTGTCCCATAAGCATCTGCTATTATCTTCCTGCCTGTAAGTCCTGTATCCGCCATAGGACCACCTATTATAAACCTTCCGATAGGATTTATTACTATTTTTGTCTGGTTGTCTATATACTCTGGAGGTACAACTTTCTTTATAACATTCTCTTCAACAGCATTTTTTAGTTCCAGTTCTGACACGTATGGTTCGTGTTGTACAAGAACGGTTATAGAATCTATCCTCTTTGGTTTTCCATTTTCATATTCTGCAACCACAACCGCCTTACCGTCAGGTCTAAAAAAAGGAACTATATCATCTTTCCTCAACTCATCTATCATATACGTTATTTTGTTAGCCACATTACATGGAAGGGGCATATAGTTTTCTGTCTCATCTGTTGCATATCCAACAACAATACATGTATCCCCAGCTCCCTCAGAAGGAACTCCCAGGGCTATTTCAGGACTTTGATCACTAATTGTAGTAATCACACCTGCTGTATAACCATCAAACCCATACTCAGGTTTTGTATATCCTATCTCTATCAATGTTCCTCTTGCTATATTTGGTATGTCAACGTATGCATCTGTTGAAAGCTCCCCAGAAACATGAACCAGACCTGTTGTGATCAGTACTTCAATAGATGCCCTTGTATACGGATCCTTTATTATAAGCTCATCTAATATTGCATCTGCTATTATATCTGCTGATTTGTCAGGGTGTCCCTGACAGACAGATTCTGCACTTTTAATAATTTTCATAAAACTACCTCAAAAACATTCGTCTTCTAAAATTGCCCCTTTGTTAGCAGAAGTTACATGTTTAGCATATCTTCTGAGCCATCTGCTCTGTATATTCTTCTGTTTTGGTTTAAATTCTTTCATCCTTTTCTCAAACTCTTCTTCAGAAATAAGAAGTTCAAGCTTTCTATTAGGTATATCAATAAGTATCTCATCTCCATCCTTTATTATCCCTATTGGTCCTCCAGCTGCAGCTTCAGGAGATATATGTCCAATACATGCTCCTCTCGTTGCACCGGAAAATCTACCATCTGTTATGAGGGAAACTTTATCACCCAAACCCATCCCCATAATAGCAGAGGTTGGAGAAAGCATCTCCCTCATTCCCGGACCACCTTTTGGACCTTCGTATCTTATTACGACAACATCTCCTTCTTTTACTTTACCGCCAAATATTCCTGAGATAGCTTCCTCTTCACTATCGAAACATACAGCAGTTCCTTTGAAAACCTGCATCGATGGATCTACAGCAGCAGCTTTAACAACGCTTCCATAAGGTGCTATATTACCAAACAGTATAGCAAGACCTCCTGTCTCACTGTAAGGATCTGTTATAGGTCTTATCACATTTTTATCTTTTATTTCAGCATCTTCTATGACTTCTCCAAGGGTTTTTAGTGAAACTGTAGGCCTGTCAAGATGAAGAAGTCCCTTTTTAGACAGTTCCTTTAGTATTGCAGATATACCTCCTGCCCTGTCTAAATCTTCCATGTGATACTGGGATGCTGGAGCAAGTTTACAAAGGGTTGGTGTTCTCCTTGATATCTCATCTATCTTTTCAACAGGAAAATCTATTCCTGCTTCATTAGCTATCGCAAGAAGATGAAGAACAGTGTTTGAAGAACCTCCCATAGCTATATCGAGAGTAAAAGCATTCTCTATAGTCTGTTCGTTTACTATATCACGGAATTTAAGATTTGCTTCTACCAATTTTATTATCTGCTTTCCTGCCTGTCTTGCAAGTTCCTGTCTTCTTGGATCTATTGCAAGAATAGAACCGTTACCAGGGAGAGCTACACCTAAAGCTTCAGCAAGACAGTTCATTGAGTTTGCAGTAAACATTCCTGAACATGAGCCACATGAAGGACATGCATTTTCCTCTATAACTTTCAGTTCTGTTTCGGACATCTGACCTTGGGCTACAGCACCGACAGCTTCAAAAGCTGTAGCAAGGTCTATAGGTTTACCATTAGGAAGATGTCCTGCTGCCATTGGACCGCCACTTACAAATATAACAGGTATATTCAGCCTCGCGGCAGCCATCATCATACCGGGGACTATCTTATCACAGTTAGGTATACACACCAGAGCATCAAGCTTATGAGCTTCAATAACAGTCTCAATAGAATCTGCTATTAGCTCTCTACTCGGAAGAGAGTAATGCATACCAGAATGTCCCATAGCAATGCCATCATCTACACCGATAACATTAAACTCAAAGGGGACACCTCCTGCTTCCCTTACAGCGTCTTTCACTATCTGGGCAAACTCTCTAAGATGAACATGTCCCGGTATAATGTCTATATAAGAGTTGGCAATACCTATAAATGGTTTATTAAAATCTTCATCTGTAAGCCCACACGCCCTTAAAAGACTTCTATGGGGGGCTCTTTCAAAACCTTTTTTAACTATATCACTCCTCATCTACTGCTCCTGATGTTGTTGTAAAAATTCTTTTATTCTCTGTTCCATAAGATCTTTAAGATAAAGCTTTCTTCTTTTCATTCTTTCTTCTTCAGCCTCAAGTTCAGGATCAGGTGGGTAGTGTTTTTCAAGTTTCTGTATCTTCCATTTCAATTCCTGTCTTTCCTCATGCCATTTCCTGAACTCATCATCTGTTTCTAGCAGGATTTTGATAGCTTCTTCTCTGGTCATTTTTATCCTCCTTTTTATGTTATGTTCCGTGTTCCCAGCTTGATAGATATTCAACCTGTTCAGGTGTTAACTCATCTATTTCTATACCCATAGCATTCAGTTTGAGTTTTGCAACTTCAAAATCAAGTTCGTCTGGAACTTTATATACTTTAGGTTGTAGTTTTTTGTAGTTTTTGACAAGATATTCTGCAGAAAGCGCCTGATTTGCAAAGGACATATCCATAACTGCAGCAGGATGACCCTCTGCTGCTGCCAGATTTACAAGTCTTCCTTCTGCAAGTATATATATATTTCTACCATCAGGTAGTCTGTACTCTCTTACATTCTCCCTTACATCCCTCTGGGATACTGCCATTTCTCTTAAAGCTTTTAGATTTATCTCAACATCAAAATGGCCAGAATTTGCTACAATACATCCATCTTTCATAACCTCAAAATGATGTTTGTCTACTACATTTATATTTCCTGTTACTGTAACGATAAAATCGGCTATTTTCGCCGCTTCTATCATTGGCATCACTCTGTATCCGTCCATCCTTGCCTCTAAAGCTTTGAGAGGATCTACCTCTGTTACAATTACTTCTGCTCCCATTCCCTCAGCTCTCATTGCAAGACCTCTGCCACACCATCCATAACCGGCCACAACAAAAACAGATCC of the Persephonella hydrogeniphila genome contains:
- the ilvD gene encoding dihydroxy-acid dehydratase, yielding MRSDIVKKGFERAPHRSLLRACGLTDEDFNKPFIGIANSYIDIIPGHVHLREFAQIVKDAVREAGGVPFEFNVIGVDDGIAMGHSGMHYSLPSRELIADSIETVIEAHKLDALVCIPNCDKIVPGMMMAAARLNIPVIFVSGGPMAAGHLPNGKPIDLATAFEAVGAVAQGQMSETELKVIEENACPSCGSCSGMFTANSMNCLAEALGVALPGNGSILAIDPRRQELARQAGKQIIKLVEANLKFRDIVNEQTIENAFTLDIAMGGSSNTVLHLLAIANEAGIDFPVEKIDEISRRTPTLCKLAPASQYHMEDLDRAGGISAILKELSKKGLLHLDRPTVSLKTLGEVIEDAEIKDKNVIRPITDPYSETGGLAILFGNIAPYGSVVKAAAVDPSMQVFKGTAVCFDSEEEAISGIFGGKVKEGDVVVIRYEGPKGGPGMREMLSPTSAIMGMGLGDKVSLITDGRFSGATRGACIGHISPEAAAGGPIGIIKDGDEILIDIPNRKLELLISEEEFEKRMKEFKPKQKNIQSRWLRRYAKHVTSANKGAILEDECF
- the metK gene encoding methionine adenosyltransferase, coding for MKIIKSAESVCQGHPDKSADIIADAILDELIIKDPYTRASIEVLITTGLVHVSGELSTDAYVDIPNIARGTLIEIGYTKPEYGFDGYTAGVITTISDQSPEIALGVPSEGAGDTCIVVGYATDETENYMPLPCNVANKITYMIDELRKDDIVPFFRPDGKAVVVAEYENGKPKRIDSITVLVQHEPYVSELELKNAVEENVIKKVVPPEYIDNQTKIVINPIGRFIIGGPMADTGLTGRKIIADAYGTAAASGGSAFSGKDPTKIDRSASYMARYIAKHIVASGLAHECNVEMVYVIGGDYPVSFNVKVDTEIDTQKLNKKIKEIFDLSPGGIINRLDLRRPIYKETSSYGHFGRSNEDFTWEQIDKNILEELKDVS
- the ahcY gene encoding adenosylhomocysteinase is translated as MEYHVKDLSLADKGKLRIEWAEKDMPVLRQIREKFEKEKPLKGITIGACLHVTTETANLMITLKAGGADVYLTASNPLSTQDDVAAALVKYFDIPTFAIHGEDTDTYYQHIKEVLDRKPNITMDDGGDLISTLHKERQELIPNIYGGTEETTTGVIRFKAMEKDGVLKFPVIAVNDAYTKHLFDNRYGTGQSTIDGILRATNRLLAGSVFVVAGYGWCGRGLAMRAEGMGAEVIVTEVDPLKALEARMDGYRVMPMIEAAKIADFIVTVTGNINVVDKHHFEVMKDGCIVANSGHFDVEINLKALREMAVSQRDVRENVREYRLPDGRNIYILAEGRLVNLAAAEGHPAAVMDMSFANQALSAEYLVKNYKKLQPKVYKVPDELDFEVAKLKLNAMGIEIDELTPEQVEYLSSWEHGT
- a CDS encoding DUF465 domain-containing protein; protein product: MTREEAIKILLETDDEFRKWHEERQELKWKIQKLEKHYPPDPELEAEEERMKRRKLYLKDLMEQRIKEFLQQHQEQ
- a CDS encoding RNA-guided endonuclease TnpB family protein, with the translated sequence HIPQHFFVERVSKKRGLLKVPKLKTPIKIKMYRKIEGQIRSISITKAPDGRYYLNVLTKREMQPLKPTNKTAGIDVGIKEFAIIHDGENTHHIENPKYLQKSEKKLIKLQRQLSRKQKGSRNWEKARQKVAKQHQKIVNQRKDFLHKVSSAITKQYDAIVVESLNIKGMIQNKKLSKQIADVGWYEFMRMLEYKAKWYGRKIIKADRFYASSKTCNVCGYKNNQLTLSIRKWQCPVCNTVHDRDENASKNLYQIGLTHLTNLRFEHAERHSTGGRVGTTRPQACGAGTVGGMFSNGQTTRHPAVKQETLQFIGE